From the genome of Mixophyes fleayi isolate aMixFle1 chromosome 2, aMixFle1.hap1, whole genome shotgun sequence, one region includes:
- the LOC142139749 gene encoding olfactory receptor 52A1-like, with protein sequence MLNSTVYPTFFILVGIPGLENEHKLISTYFCIFYILALLGNITLLVVISASSRLHKPMFIFLSMLASNDILLSTSMAPKVLCIFWFNARIISFDACLLQMFFIHAFTGIESGLLLAMAFDRYIAICQPLTYGSTMTNNLIGKFVIIFVVRAAVLVGPCLIMIKRFPAFKTNIIEHSYCEHMAVVKLAAADIRINSAYGLFVAFTVIGLDLLFILISYAMIFSAVFSLPSKDSRVRVFNTCAPHICVFLTLYVLAIFSFLSHRYGKRIPPYIHIILSDMYLLVPPMLNPLVYGMKTKQIREYFWKVFFYKYR encoded by the coding sequence ATGTTAAATTCCACAGTTTATCCCACCTTTTTTATACTGGTTGGGATTCCTGGTCTAGAGAATGAACACAAGTTGATCTCAACCTActtctgtatattttatatacttgcCTTGCTGGGAAATATAACACTACTGGTTGTCATCTCAGCATCATCCAGACTCCACAAGCCCATGTTTATATTCCTTTCCATGCTGGCATCCAACGACATCCTACTTAGCACAAGCATGGCCCCTaaagtattgtgcattttttggtTCAATGCCAGAATCATTAGCTTTGATGCATGTCTTCTCCAGATGTTCTTCATCCACGCCTTTACAGGCATTGAATCTGGGTTATTACTGGCCATGGCATTTGACCGTTACATTGCCATATGTCAGCCACTCACGTACGGGTCCACAATGACCAATAATCTGATAGGTAAATTTGTCATCATCTTTGTGGTCAGAGCTGCTGTTTTGGTTGGTCCATGTCTCATTATGATCAAGAGATTTCCAGCATTCAAGACCAACATCATAGAGCATTCTTACTGCGAGCACATGGCGGTTGTGAAACTTGCCGCAGCTGACATTAGAATAAATAGTGCTTATGGGTTATTTGTGGCCTTTACTGTTATCGGTCTTGATTTGCTGTTTATTCTGATATCTTATGCCATGATATTCAGTGCAGTCTTCAGTCTTCCATCTAAAGACTCTCGTGTGAGAGTATTTAACACCTGTGCACCACATATTTGTGTCTTTCTCACTTTATATGTCTTGGCCATATTTTCTTTCCTATCTCACCGGTATGGTAAGAGGATTCCACCCTATATCCACATTATTCTCTCTGACATGTACCTACTGGTTCCCCCCATGCTAAATCCACTTGTGTATGGCATGAAGACAAAGCAGATCCGGGAATATTTTTGGAAAGTCTTCTTCTATAAATATAGATGA